A DNA window from Christiangramia salexigens contains the following coding sequences:
- the rpsG gene encoding 30S ribosomal protein S7: protein MRKRQAKKRPLLPDPKFNDQLVTRFVNMMMWDGKKSVAFKIFYDAIDIVEQKKQDEEKSGLEIWKDALSNVMPHVEVRSRRVGGATFQIPMQIRPDRKVSTAMKWLISFARKRNEKAMAAKLAAEVLAAAKEEGAAVKKRVDTHKMAEANKAFSHFRF, encoded by the coding sequence ATGAGAAAAAGACAGGCGAAAAAAAGACCTCTTTTACCAGATCCAAAATTTAACGATCAGCTCGTGACACGTTTTGTGAACATGATGATGTGGGATGGTAAAAAATCGGTTGCCTTTAAAATTTTCTATGATGCTATAGACATTGTAGAGCAAAAGAAACAAGACGAAGAGAAATCTGGATTAGAAATATGGAAGGATGCTCTTTCAAACGTTATGCCTCACGTTGAAGTGAGAAGTAGACGTGTTGGGGGTGCGACTTTTCAGATTCCAATGCAGATAAGACCAGACCGTAAGGTGTCTACTGCTATGAAGTGGTTAATTAGTTTCGCACGTAAGAGAAATGAAAAAGCTATGGCTGCTAAATTAGCTGCCGAGGTTCTTGCTGCTGCGAAAGAAGAAGGAGCTGCTGTTAAGAAAAGAGTAGATACTCATAAGATGGCCGAAGCTAACAAAGCATTCTCTCACTTTAGATTCTAA
- the fusA gene encoding elongation factor G has translation MAQRDLKFTRNIGIAAHIDAGKTTTTERILYYTGISHKIGEVHDGAATMDWMEQEQERGITITSAATHCTWPYRDQEYTVNIIDTPGHVDFTVEVERSLRVLDGVVALFSAVDGVEPQSETVWRQADKYRVPRLGFVNKMDRQGADFFNVCRQVKEMLGGNPVPLQVPIGDEVDFKGVVDLISKKAIIWNDEDHGMTYDTIDIPAELEADVNKYRAELVEAVAEYDEALMEKFFEDENSITEDEIIAALRAATIDMSIIPMMCGSAFKNKGVQAMLDAVMRYLPSPVDVEAIEGTNPDTGKEESRKPNVDSPFSALAFKIATDPFVGRLAFFRTYSGTLEAGSYVLNVRSGKKERISRIYQMHSNKQEPIDKIEAGDIGAAVGFKDIKTGDTLTDLNHPIILESMTFPAPVIGIAVEPKTKADVEKMGMALGKLAEEDPTFTVKTDENSGQTIISGMGELHLEIIIDRMKREFKVEVNVGEPQVEYKETVTKSANHREVYKKQSGGRGKFADIIFDMGPVDEDFEGDGLQFVDEIKGGRIPKEFVPSVQKGFQEAMKNGPLAGFTMDSLKVVLKDGSFHPVDSDQLSFELAAKMGYKAAAKSAGAVILEPIMKVEVVTPEENMGDIVGDLNRRRGQVNNMSDRSGAKVIKAEVPLSEMFGYVTTLRTLSSGRATSTMEFSHYAETPSNISEEVIKAAKGAANE, from the coding sequence ATGGCACAAAGAGATTTAAAATTTACTAGAAATATCGGAATTGCAGCTCACATTGATGCGGGTAAAACCACAACTACTGAGCGTATCCTATATTATACAGGTATTAGTCACAAGATTGGAGAAGTTCATGACGGTGCTGCTACTATGGACTGGATGGAGCAAGAACAGGAGCGTGGTATTACCATTACTTCTGCTGCTACTCACTGTACCTGGCCTTATAGAGATCAGGAATATACCGTGAATATTATCGATACTCCAGGTCACGTTGACTTTACTGTAGAGGTAGAGCGTTCATTACGTGTGCTTGATGGTGTTGTTGCATTGTTCTCTGCAGTAGACGGGGTTGAGCCTCAGTCTGAAACTGTATGGAGACAAGCTGATAAATATAGAGTTCCACGTCTAGGGTTTGTTAATAAAATGGACCGTCAGGGAGCTGATTTCTTCAATGTATGTCGTCAGGTAAAAGAAATGCTTGGTGGTAACCCGGTACCTCTTCAGGTTCCAATTGGAGATGAAGTTGACTTTAAAGGTGTGGTTGATCTAATTTCTAAGAAAGCAATTATCTGGAATGATGAAGATCATGGTATGACCTATGATACTATCGACATTCCTGCTGAATTAGAAGCTGATGTAAATAAATACCGTGCAGAATTAGTAGAAGCGGTTGCAGAATATGATGAGGCTTTAATGGAGAAGTTCTTCGAAGATGAGAACTCTATTACTGAAGATGAGATCATCGCTGCATTAAGAGCTGCTACTATAGATATGAGCATCATTCCAATGATGTGTGGTTCTGCATTTAAAAATAAAGGTGTTCAGGCAATGCTTGACGCTGTAATGCGTTACCTTCCTTCTCCGGTAGACGTTGAAGCAATTGAAGGTACTAATCCTGATACAGGAAAAGAAGAAAGCCGTAAGCCAAATGTGGATTCTCCATTCTCTGCGCTTGCATTTAAAATTGCTACCGATCCTTTCGTAGGCCGTTTAGCATTCTTCCGTACGTATTCAGGAACTCTTGAGGCTGGTTCTTACGTATTGAACGTACGTTCAGGTAAGAAAGAGCGTATCTCTAGAATTTACCAGATGCACTCTAATAAGCAAGAGCCTATAGATAAGATCGAGGCTGGAGATATTGGAGCTGCTGTTGGATTTAAGGATATTAAGACAGGTGATACTCTTACAGATTTGAACCACCCTATTATTCTTGAATCAATGACTTTCCCTGCGCCGGTAATCGGTATCGCTGTTGAGCCTAAAACTAAGGCCGATGTTGAGAAAATGGGAATGGCTCTTGGTAAGTTAGCTGAAGAGGATCCAACTTTTACTGTTAAAACAGACGAAAATTCTGGTCAGACAATTATCTCTGGTATGGGTGAGCTTCACCTTGAGATCATTATTGATCGTATGAAGCGTGAGTTTAAAGTAGAAGTGAATGTTGGTGAGCCTCAGGTAGAGTACAAAGAAACTGTAACTAAAAGCGCTAACCACAGAGAGGTTTATAAGAAACAATCTGGTGGTCGTGGTAAGTTTGCCGATATCATTTTCGATATGGGGCCTGTAGATGAAGATTTCGAAGGTGATGGGCTTCAGTTCGTAGACGAAATTAAAGGTGGACGTATTCCTAAAGAATTTGTTCCTTCTGTACAGAAAGGATTCCAGGAGGCTATGAAGAATGGTCCTCTTGCAGGATTTACGATGGATAGCTTAAAGGTTGTTCTTAAGGATGGATCTTTCCACCCTGTGGATTCTGATCAGCTTTCTTTCGAATTGGCTGCAAAAATGGGTTACAAAGCTGCTGCTAAATCAGCCGGAGCTGTTATCCTTGAGCCAATCATGAAGGTAGAAGTTGTAACTCCAGAAGAAAACATGGGTGATATTGTTGGTGACCTTAACAGAAGAAGAGGTCAGGTAAACAACATGTCAGATAGATCTGGAGCGAAGGTAATCAAAGCTGAAGTGCCACTTTCTGAAATGTTCGGATATGTAACTACATTAAGAACACTTTCATCTGGTAGAGCAACTTCAACTATGGAATTCTCTCACTATGCTGAAACTCCTTCTAATATTTCTGAAGAAGTGATCAAAGCAGCTAAAGGAGCAGCAAACGAATAA
- the rplP gene encoding 50S ribosomal protein L16: MLQPKRTKYRKQQKGRMKGVSQRGHRLSNGTFGIKSMDSSFVTARQIEAARIAATRYMKREGSIWIKIFPDKPITKKPLEVRMGKGKGAVEYWAAVVKPGRIMFEIGGVPMDIAKEALRLAAQKLPVRTKFVVARDYQE; encoded by the coding sequence ATGTTACAACCTAAAAGAACAAAATACCGTAAGCAACAAAAAGGCCGAATGAAGGGTGTGTCTCAAAGAGGACACCGTCTTTCAAACGGAACCTTCGGAATCAAATCAATGGATTCCAGCTTCGTGACCGCACGTCAAATTGAAGCAGCACGTATTGCCGCTACTCGATATATGAAAAGAGAGGGTTCTATCTGGATCAAAATTTTCCCAGATAAGCCTATCACTAAGAAACCTCTAGAGGTTCGTATGGGTAAAGGTAAGGGTGCCGTGGAATATTGGGCAGCCGTTGTAAAACCAGGAAGAATTATGTTTGAAATTGGTGGAGTACCGATGGATATAGCTAAAGAGGCATTGCGTCTTGCAGCTCAAAAACTTCCTGTGAGAACTAAATTTGTTGTAGCGAGAGATTATCAAGAATAA
- the rplB gene encoding 50S ribosomal protein L2 yields the protein MSVRKLKPITPGQRFRVVNGYDAITTDKPEKSLLAPIKKSGGRNSQGKMTIRYKGGGHKKRYRIIDFKRDKQGIPATVASIEYDPNRTAFIALLNYQDGEKRYIIAQNGLQVGQNVVSSNEAAAPEIGNAMPLANIPLGTVISCIELRAGQGAVMARSAGAFAQLLAREGKYATIKLPSGEIRRILSTCMATIGAVSNSDHQLLISGKAGRKRWLGIRPRTRPVAMNPIDHPMGGGEGRASGGHPRSRKGLPAKGFKTRSRTKASNRYIVERRKTRKK from the coding sequence ATGTCAGTTAGAAAATTAAAACCAATTACACCTGGTCAGCGTTTTAGAGTAGTTAATGGGTATGACGCCATTACTACTGATAAGCCGGAGAAAAGCCTATTGGCGCCGATAAAAAAATCAGGTGGTAGAAACAGTCAGGGTAAGATGACCATTCGCTACAAAGGTGGTGGTCACAAAAAACGTTACCGAATTATCGATTTTAAACGTGACAAGCAGGGGATTCCTGCAACTGTTGCGTCTATAGAATATGATCCGAACAGAACTGCCTTTATCGCATTATTGAATTATCAGGATGGTGAGAAAAGGTATATTATTGCTCAAAATGGGCTTCAGGTAGGTCAAAATGTAGTTTCTAGCAATGAAGCTGCTGCTCCTGAAATTGGTAATGCTATGCCATTGGCAAACATTCCTCTTGGTACTGTGATCTCTTGTATAGAGCTAAGAGCTGGACAAGGTGCTGTAATGGCGCGTAGTGCAGGTGCTTTTGCTCAATTATTGGCAAGAGAAGGAAAATATGCGACGATTAAATTGCCTTCAGGTGAGATTAGAAGAATCTTATCTACTTGTATGGCAACTATTGGAGCTGTTTCCAACAGTGATCATCAGTTATTGATTTCTGGTAAGGCCGGTAGAAAACGCTGGTTAGGTATCAGACCAAGAACTAGACCTGTAGCGATGAACCCAATCGATCACCCAATGGGTGGTGGTGAAGGTAGAGCTTCAGGAGGTCACCCACGTTCTAGAAAAGGTCTTCCTGCAAAAGGATTCAAGACCCGTTCAAGAACAAAAGCGAGTAATAGATATATTGTAGAACGTAGAAAGACTAGAAAGAAATAA
- the rplD gene encoding 50S ribosomal protein L4, with protein sequence MEVAVLDIKGKETGRKAQLSDSVFAIEPNEHAVYLDVKQYLANQRQGTHKAKERAEISGSTRKIKKQKGTGTARAGSIKSPIFKGGGRVFGPRPRNYGFKLNKNLKRLARKSALSIKANDKAIIVVEDFSFDTPKTKNFIDVLKALGIDSKKSLIVLGDSNKNVYLSSRNLKSSEAISSSELSTYKILNAKNIVILEGSLEGIESKLS encoded by the coding sequence ATGGAAGTAGCAGTTTTAGATATAAAAGGAAAAGAAACAGGCAGAAAAGCTCAGCTTTCTGATTCTGTTTTCGCTATAGAGCCTAATGAGCACGCTGTTTATCTTGATGTTAAACAATACCTGGCTAACCAACGTCAGGGAACTCATAAAGCTAAAGAAAGAGCAGAGATCTCCGGGAGTACCCGTAAGATCAAGAAACAAAAAGGTACTGGTACTGCGAGAGCAGGTAGTATCAAGTCTCCTATCTTTAAAGGTGGTGGACGTGTTTTTGGACCAAGACCAAGAAATTACGGTTTTAAATTAAACAAAAACCTTAAGCGTCTTGCAAGAAAATCTGCGCTTTCAATAAAAGCAAACGATAAGGCAATTATCGTAGTAGAAGATTTTTCATTTGATACCCCAAAAACCAAGAACTTCATTGATGTTCTAAAGGCTTTAGGGATAGATAGTAAAAAATCTCTTATAGTATTGGGTGACTCAAATAAAAACGTATATTTGTCGTCGCGCAATTTAAAATCCTCAGAAGCGATAAGTAGCTCAGAATTAAGTACTTACAAAATTCTGAATGCTAAAAATATCGTTATTTTAGAGGGTTCATTAGAAGGAATTGAGTCGAAATTAAGTTAA
- the rplV gene encoding 50S ribosomal protein L22, translating into MGVRKRERAEQIKEAKKQVAFAKLNNCPTSPRKMRLMADLVRGEKVEKALHILKFSKKEASNRLEKLLLSAIANWQSKNEEANLEEAELFVKEIRVDGGSMLKRLRPAPQGRAHRIRKRSNHVTLVLGANNNTQS; encoded by the coding sequence ATGGGAGTTCGTAAAAGAGAAAGAGCAGAGCAAATAAAAGAAGCCAAGAAACAGGTAGCTTTTGCAAAGTTAAATAACTGCCCTACTTCGCCTAGAAAAATGCGTCTAATGGCGGATTTAGTAAGAGGTGAAAAAGTAGAAAAAGCGCTTCATATTTTGAAATTCAGCAAGAAAGAAGCATCAAACCGTTTAGAGAAGCTATTGCTTTCTGCGATTGCTAACTGGCAGTCTAAGAACGAAGAGGCTAATCTTGAAGAAGCTGAGTTATTTGTGAAAGAGATTCGTGTAGATGGAGGAAGTATGTTGAAAAGACTTCGTCCGGCTCCACAGGGTCGTGCACACCGAATTAGAAAGAGATCCAATCACGTTACATTAGTGCTTGGAGCAAACAATAATACACAAAGCTAA
- the rpsC gene encoding 30S ribosomal protein S3, producing the protein MGQKTNPIGNRLGIIRGWESNWYGGNDYGDKLAEDDKIRKYIHARLSKASVSRVIIERTLKLVTVTITTARPGIIIGKGGQEVDKLKEELKKITDKEVQINIFEIKRPELDAHLVAASVARQIENRISYRRAIKMAIAAAMRMNAEGIKIEISGRLNGAEMARSESYKDGRIPLSTFRADIDYALVEAHTTYGRLGIKVWIMKGEVYGKRELSPLVGLAKNQGKKSGAGRGGNKSRRRK; encoded by the coding sequence ATGGGACAAAAGACAAATCCAATCGGAAATCGCCTTGGTATCATTAGAGGTTGGGAGTCCAACTGGTACGGAGGTAATGACTACGGTGACAAGTTAGCCGAAGACGATAAGATTAGAAAGTATATCCATGCTCGTTTATCTAAAGCGAGTGTATCGCGTGTAATCATCGAGCGCACGCTTAAGCTTGTAACCGTTACTATCACCACTGCCAGACCTGGTATCATTATCGGAAAAGGTGGTCAGGAGGTAGACAAGCTTAAGGAAGAGCTTAAAAAGATTACCGACAAAGAAGTTCAAATTAACATCTTTGAGATTAAGAGGCCTGAACTTGACGCGCATTTAGTAGCGGCAAGTGTTGCTAGACAAATTGAGAATCGTATCTCTTACCGTCGTGCAATTAAGATGGCTATCGCGGCTGCTATGAGAATGAATGCCGAAGGGATCAAAATTGAGATCTCCGGTCGTTTAAACGGTGCTGAAATGGCACGTTCAGAATCATACAAAGATGGTAGGATACCTTTGTCAACTTTTAGGGCTGATATTGATTATGCTTTAGTTGAAGCTCATACTACTTATGGTAGATTGGGAATTAAAGTATGGATCATGAAAGGTGAGGTATACGGAAAAAGAGAGCTTTCGCCTCTAGTTGGCCTTGCTAAGAATCAAGGAAAGAAATCCGGTGCCGGACGTGGAGGAAACAAATCCCGTCGTAGAAAGTAA
- the rpsJ gene encoding 30S ribosomal protein S10 — protein MSQKIRIKLKSYDHNLVDKSAEKIVKTVKTTGAVVTGPIPLPTNKKIFTVLRSPHVNKKSREQFELSSYKRLLDIYSSSSKTIDALMKLELPSGVEVEIKV, from the coding sequence ATGAGTCAAAAAATCAGAATAAAACTAAAATCTTACGATCATAACCTGGTAGACAAGTCTGCAGAGAAAATCGTAAAAACCGTAAAAACTACGGGTGCTGTTGTTACCGGACCAATTCCGTTACCAACAAATAAAAAAATCTTTACTGTTCTTCGTTCACCTCACGTGAATAAGAAATCCAGAGAGCAGTTCGAGTTAAGCTCTTATAAGAGATTGCTTGATATCTATAGCTCTTCTTCAAAAACGATTGATGCGTTGATGAAGCTTGAATTGCCAAGTGGTGTAGAGGTAGAGATCAAAGTGTGA
- the rpsL gene encoding 30S ribosomal protein S12, producing MPTISQLVRKGRAKITKKSKSAALDSCPQRRGVCTRVYTTTPKKPNSAMRKVARVRLTNGKEVNAYIPGEGHNLQEHSIVLVRGGRVKDLPGVRYHIVRGALDTAGVEGRTQRRSKYGAKRPKK from the coding sequence ATGCCAACAATTTCACAATTAGTACGAAAAGGAAGAGCCAAAATAACCAAGAAGAGTAAATCGGCTGCTTTGGATTCGTGCCCTCAAAGGAGAGGGGTTTGTACACGTGTGTATACTACCACTCCTAAGAAACCAAACTCGGCTATGAGAAAAGTAGCAAGGGTAAGGTTGACCAATGGGAAAGAAGTTAACGCTTATATCCCTGGTGAAGGACACAATCTACAAGAGCACTCGATAGTATTGGTTAGAGGTGGAAGGGTAAAGGATTTGCCTGGTGTTAGATACCACATTGTTCGTGGTGCGTTAGATACTGCCGGTGTAGAAGGTAGGACTCAGCGTAGATCTAAGTACGGTGCGAAACGCCCTAAGAAGTAA
- the rplW gene encoding 50S ribosomal protein L23, whose translation MSILIKPVITEKATADSEMNNRFTFVVSNKANKIQIKDAIESAYGVSVTNVRTMNVRPDRKTRFTKSGMITGKTKAYKKAVVQVAEGETIDLYSNL comes from the coding sequence ATGAGCATCTTGATTAAACCTGTTATTACAGAAAAAGCTACTGCAGATAGTGAGATGAACAATCGTTTCACATTTGTAGTGAGTAACAAGGCAAATAAGATTCAGATCAAAGACGCGATCGAATCTGCTTATGGCGTGTCTGTTACTAATGTTCGAACCATGAACGTCCGTCCTGATCGTAAAACCAGATTCACAAAATCTGGAATGATCACTGGTAAAACTAAGGCTTATAAGAAAGCAGTAGTACAGGTGGCGGAAGGTGAAACAATTGATTTATACAGTAATCTTTAA
- the rpsS gene encoding 30S ribosomal protein S19 yields the protein MARSLKKGPFVHYKLEQKVAQNIESGKKAVIKTWSRASMITPDFVGQTIAVHNGKQFVPVYVTENMVGHKLGEFSPTRSFRGHAGAKNKGRK from the coding sequence ATGGCACGTTCATTAAAAAAAGGACCTTTCGTTCATTACAAACTGGAACAAAAAGTGGCTCAGAACATCGAGTCAGGAAAGAAAGCCGTGATCAAAACCTGGTCTAGAGCTTCTATGATAACTCCAGACTTTGTAGGGCAAACTATAGCAGTGCATAACGGGAAGCAATTTGTACCTGTATATGTGACTGAAAACATGGTAGGTCATAAATTAGGAGAATTTTCACCAACACGTTCTTTCAGAGGGCATGCAGGTGCGAAAAATAAAGGTAGAAAATAA
- the rplC gene encoding 50S ribosomal protein L3: MSGLIGKKIGMTSIFDENGKNIPCTVIEAGPCVVTQVRTKEVDGYEALQLGFDDKKTVNKAAEGHAKKAGTVAKRKVVEFQGYNEDYKLGDSVTVEHFKEGEFVDIAGTSKGKGFQGVVKRHGFGGVGQATHGQHNRLRAPGSIGAASYPARVFKGMKMAGRMGGDRVKVENLKVLKVVADKNLLVIKGCVPGHKNSYVIISK; encoded by the coding sequence ATGTCTGGGTTAATAGGAAAAAAGATCGGCATGACCAGCATTTTCGACGAGAATGGGAAAAACATCCCTTGTACCGTGATTGAAGCTGGACCATGCGTGGTTACCCAAGTCAGAACCAAAGAGGTTGACGGGTATGAAGCACTTCAACTTGGTTTCGATGACAAGAAGACTGTAAATAAAGCTGCTGAAGGGCACGCTAAAAAAGCAGGAACCGTTGCAAAACGTAAAGTCGTTGAATTCCAGGGTTATAATGAAGATTACAAATTAGGTGACTCTGTTACCGTGGAGCATTTCAAAGAAGGTGAATTTGTGGATATCGCAGGTACATCTAAAGGAAAAGGTTTCCAGGGTGTTGTAAAGAGACACGGTTTTGGAGGAGTTGGACAGGCCACTCACGGTCAGCACAACAGATTGAGAGCTCCCGGTTCTATTGGTGCAGCTTCTTATCCTGCGAGAGTATTCAAGGGAATGAAGATGGCCGGAAGAATGGGCGGTGATAGAGTAAAAGTTGAAAACCTTAAAGTTTTGAAGGTTGTGGCAGATAAGAATCTTTTAGTAATAAAAGGTTGTGTGCCAGGACATAAAAACTCATACGTAATCATTAGTAAGTAA